The Kogia breviceps isolate mKogBre1 chromosome 8, mKogBre1 haplotype 1, whole genome shotgun sequence DNA window CGTGTTTCACAGATGGGGAGAATGAGGCTCATTTTGCTCCATGTCGGAGGGTTAGCAggagagctggaattcaaacccagcctCCCAGCCAGGCTGCCGTCCAAGATAAAGCTCCCTGACTCCCAGATGGCCTGAGCTAGCCGTGACAGAAAATTAATCAGCCCTCTGGGCGTCCTTGTAGGTTGCTAGGATACTGGGCGTTACCAAGGAGATGCAGACCCTAATGGGAGTCCGCTGGGGCATGGAGCTGCTCACTCTCCCCCATGGCCGGCAGCTACGACTAGACCTGCTGGAAAGGTAAGGCGAGTACACAAGGGGACTCACGGGGAACCCCCTGGGCTACCGCGCGGCCCTTCGCTGTGGCCGGTTGGCCAATCACAGTCTCTCACCCCGCCTCCCAGGGGTTCTGGCCACGCCCCCTATCCCATTGACCAATCGCTCCTTCTCCATATCCAGCTCCAAGTAATCTTGGTTTCCCAAAGACCGAGTCCTTTATCTCCGAATTCACATTTTGCATCCTCTTGACCGATCACAATCTGTGAGCCTTGGCCCTCTCATCAGCTCTggcctctctccttttctttcttagaaCAGCTCTACCAGATGATTTCCGATGATTTCCGCGGATCGGTCACAAGCCTCTGGCCCCGCCCCCTGACTTATACTGACCAATCAGGAGCCCTTAACTTTGCTTTTCCTCACTCTGGCCGCGCCCCCTAATCTCATTGACCCTTTACAATCTCTCGCTTTTGGCTCCGCCCTCCGCCCCTCGGCTCTCAACCACAAGGACCCCCAACCCTAGGTCCCTGGCCCCGCCCCTCTGACCTGGCTGCTCCGACAGGTTCCACACCATGTCCATCATGCTGGCGGTGGACATcctgggctgcacgggctccgcTGAGGAGCGGGCCGCTCTTCTGCACAAGACCATCCAGCTGGCGGCCGAGCTTCGGGGAACCATGGGCAACATGTTCAGCTTCGCTGCAGTCATGGGCGCCCTGGATATGGCCCAGGTACTGAGGGGCCCACGTAGAGCTGGGCATAAGCTAGTCTCTGTCCGGAGGAGCCCTGGGATGTGTTCCTTTGGGATAGCTGTATATTGAATCAGGAAGAACTTTGTGACCTTCTAGGCAGCATCGGTGACGGGGTAACTGGGAGAACTGAGTCCTGACTCAGTTCTGAGTGCTGACCTGCTCCCAGACAAAGTCTTCCCTTTTCCTTGctctcagtttccctacctgtaaAATGAATGAGGAGCATTATATgagtttaaagaataaatatgaaaCGGCACTCATTTAGCAAGCACTGACTATATGCTAGGTGCTACATCGAGTACTTTAGAAGCactgattcctcaaaaaaaaatctcatgaagGGAGTGCCTTTAACTGTTCTCATTTCActtatggagaaactgaggcagagcagtacttgcctgaagtcacattCAGAGGCTGAAAAAACTAGGTCTGTCTAACTTCACAGCCCGGACCTCATCCACACTACACTTCCTCTCCTTTGTCTCGTCAACAGTGACAGCAGGGTCCCAGAGCAGTGGCTCaactcccagctctgccacttatttttggaatgaccttgggcaagtcattcccctctctgagccttagttcccccatctgtcaaatgggttGTTGGGAGGGCTTCATGGGAAACGTGTGAAAAGCAGTCAGCACAGTCCCAGATTCATGAACGGTGACTATACTAACACTTACTATGGCACATCTGGGTGTCCGCTTGGCCGGGTGACCTGCGGCCCCAGCGGGCCCCTTCCCTGGCCGGTCGCTCACATTCTGGTCTCCCCAGATTGCCCGGCTGGAGCAGACGTGGGTGACTCTGCGGCAGCGACACACGGAGGGAGCCATCCTCTACGAGAAGAAGCTCAAGCCATTTCTCAAGAGCCTCAATGAAGGCAAAGGTACCTCTCCCACCTTGCTATGTCACCCTGGACAGGTTCCGGCCCTCTCTGGGCCAGCAAAGACTCTCCCCGTGGGGAGGATGATGAGGGCTTGACTGAGCTTTGTGCAGGCTGTTCCCGCACTCACTTTCTGCATCTGGCAACCGTGTGTGCCACGTCCAGGTCCAGCCTCATCCCCTGAGCTTGGCCAAGGCTGCAGTGGGTTCCGCTGGAGGACCCCGAAGGGTTTGTCTCGGGAGTCAGAATCCCTGGGGGCTCTCTCTAGGACCTCAGGCAGGCCCTTTCTCCTAAAACATCCTCGGTTTCTGGGGCCGCGGTGGACGGCTGGGCCCTGGGAGACCTCTAAGCACCGTGTGTCCCTCCCTGCAGAAGGCCCGCCACTGAGCAACACCACGTTTCCTCACGTGCTGCCGCTTATCACTCTGCTGGAGTGCGACTCCGCCCCGGCCGAGGGCCCCGAGCCCTGGGGCAGCACAGAGCACGGTGTGGAGGTGGTGCTGGCTCACCTGGAGGCCGCCCGCACCGTGGCACACCACGGCGGCCTGTATCACACCAATGCCGAGGTCAAGCTGCAGGGTGAGTCATGGGTCGCAACTGGGGGCGGTCCCGCCACTGATCCAGCCAGCCTGGGCCTCCCTCCGCATGActtgctctcccctctcctccaaaCACCCCTTCGCATTTCTCCATCCCTCTTTCCTGCATGTTTCCCTGACTTCTTTTTCTCACCCCTTTTCTTCACTTATTCAGCAGTCGGACAAGCAGTTGTTAGTGGCAGGCACCAGGTTGGGTGCGGGGGACAGAGAGATGATTCAAAGAGCACCATAGCTGTGTatcttagcttctctgagcctcagctttctcatctgtgaagtgggcatCCTAACAGTCCTACTTGACAAGGTTGTTTACAAAGCACTCGGCATGGGGCCCTGGGGCTGAGGCAGACcggccctgccttcaaggagctcacagtcgaGTCAAAAAGTagaactcctgggcttccctggtggcgcagtagttaagaatccacctgccgatgcagggaacacgggttcgagccctggtccaggaagatcccacatgctgcggagcaactaagctcgcgagccagaactactgagcctgcgctcgagagcccacgagccacaacgactgaaacccgcacacctagatcccgtgctccacaacaagagaagccgccgcaacgagaagcccgtgcaccacaacgaagagtagcccccgctcaccgcggctagagagagcctgcgcacagcaacaaagacccaacacagccaaaaataaattaatttttaaaaaagtagaattcCTCCTTGTGGAAGGAGCAGAGAGATAATATCTTCAGATAATCCACCTTTTACTTTTCTAGGCAGTATTTAAGTCACGAAAGTTCTCTGTAGACCAATTGGAAATAACAGCTGAGCAAAACCGAGATAAAACAAATCACCAACAATTACCTGGAGGTAAATGCCGTGAGCATGTGGCATATgtctttcctgcctttcttcttcagaaaggacaaaaaagaaactattttctttacatttacttacaaaatgtatatacatttcttAGGAAAAATTTTGGAAGTTAccgaaaaatataaaagagaaaagaaaaatctccccccccaaaattaattttaatattttatcttctagtcatttttaaattatatgttgcAAATAGTAGGACAAGGACTGGGTGCTAAACTGCTTGGTCGTGGTCGTCAGCAAACCTTGTGGGATccctggtggaggtggggggaggtccCTTGGAATgaggccctgaggcatgtggtgGCTCTGAGTGGGAGTCTCAGCCTCCCCAGCTGGATGGCGGTTCCCTGACCCCGGTGCCCCACCCTGCAGGCTTCCAGGCCCGGCCAGAGCTCCTCGAGGTGTTCAGTACCGAGTTCCAGATGCGCCTCCTCTGGGGCAGCCAGGGCGCCAGCAGCAGCCAGGCCCGGCGCTATGAGAAGTTCGACAAGGTCCTCACTGCCCTGTCCCACAAACTGGAGCCTGCCGTCCGCTCCAGCGAGCTGTGACCCCCGTGGACCCTTCCCCTCTGCAGCTGCGGGCAGCAACAGGGACAGAAGGGCACAGACCTTTCCCCAGAGCACCCCAGGGACACTGTGATCAGCCCGAGAACGTTCTGGGTTCAACTCCAGGAACTCCCTCGCACCTCCAGGGTCCTGCGTGGACTCTGGGCTCCATCCCGCCTGCTACTCACTCGCCAAGTTTTCCTTCAGGAAGAACTGGAACCTCTGTTTCTCCCTGCAGCTTCCGCTTGTCCCCCTCCTGCTGAGGTGCCCTGTATTTGAGCCACGGGAGGCTTCTCACACCTCCTCACTCTTCTCCaggcacctccccccaccccctcactgacaccaaggcctccctCTGGCTGTAAATACATCTGTCTGTTCTGTAAATAGATGTACAGAAGCCGTGTTCTTTCTTTCATATAATAAACTTTTATGactctttcttctgtctctcaGGGGGCTTTGGGGTAGAAGGAAGCGTCTCTTCTCGGGTGAAAGGTGGAaaaattcattcaacatatacttATTTAGCACTTGAAACATTCCCGGTTGTACCAGGAGCCAGAGTTACAGCCAATTCTTAAAACCCAGTCCCTGTCCTGGGGGAGTTCACAGACCAGAGGGGAGATAAGCAGCTAATTCCAACCAGTAGGAGAAATGCTGACCTGCCCTGCTCCTTCCCCATTCCCTGCCACAGCAAAGCATCCCACAAATGTGCAACCCAGGATCCTAGATGTTTGGGTGGAAGGGCTTTATGAAATCTGAGATTCCAGCTCCCCTCaggaaaatggaactggagggAGAAGGGACTTGCCCTGGGTCACAGCAGCAGAATGAGGAAGGCTGGAACCTGGGTGTCCTCGCCTGgagttctttccttttctcaacaGTGGGAACTACTAACTTCAAGTTTTGAAACGTGGCCCCAGAagtcttcgtgtgtgtgtgtgtgtgtgtgtgtgtgtgtgtgtgtgtgtgtgtgtgtcaggtggGTAGGCAGGAAATCTTTGAGGAGGGCCATGAAGGCAGTTGTCTTGATTTCATGGGGAGGGGAGGTAGGCAACGTGGATCAGTATGATTCCAGGCCAGGCTGGAGGCCTGGGGAGCCTGTTCACTGAATCTGAAACGTCTGGGGTCCTTTACCTTATGAATCCTTTGACCAAGAGAGGATGGATAACACAGTGCATTATTCGGCAGCAGCCAGACTTGGGCTCAGTTCACTAGCTGGGTGGCATTGGATAAGGGGCTTAACCTGTTGGGCCCTAAGTTCCTCCTCAATAAAATGGGAACAGTAACAGAACTGATCCCTTTGGGTTGCTGTTAAAGCACTTAATGCACAGTAGTTGCTAGGTAAGGGATTGCCATGTTTCGTACataatggtttttttttcttttggccgcaccatgcggcatgtgggatcctagttctctgaccagggatcgaacccgtgccccctgcagtggaagcacggagtcttaaccactggaccacaagggaagtcccataatgTATTTTCAGTGATCATTTATTGATTACTTTGTGAGCCAAAACACTTCACATGCCTGTACCTCACTGAAATATCACCATTCCTCTATATGACAGGTACTGTTATCATAAGATATATAAGGCACCTAACGTTAacggtacatagtaggtgctcaccaAAAGCTATTAGCGCTCTTTTatcatataaaaggaaaaaaagagcacaGAAAAGGTGTTTTGCAAGCGTAAGGTGCCGCACAAGTTTTTGCTACAATTATTACGTCACCCTTTGTGGTCATAATCCTTCATTTATTATTCTTTCGGAGCTACTGTGATGGTCCCCTAGTTACCGTGGCCATGGAAACTCAGCCCGCAGTCCTGGATTGGACGGTTCGCGGGCTCCCCCTGGAGACCACCTTCTGGGCCTGCAGCGGGACGACCGGGCGGGCCtttgagaggagagagaaaggagtcgGGAGTTGTAGGCCACAGGCGGTGGCTGCCGCGGAGCGATGCATGTCGGGAGTTGTAGTTCTCGGGAGAGGAGGTTGGCGGCCGCAGCCCCAGCTCCGGCCTCACCCGGATGGCGGCTGTGGCGAGCGGCTGCCGGCCCTGGAGCTCGCTCCTCGGGCTGCTCGGGCTGGTCTCGGCCGCGGCCGCAGCCTGGGACCTGACTTCGCTGCGCTGCAACTTCGGCGCCTTCTGCGAATGTGACTTCCGGCCCGACTTCCAGGGTGAGCAGCCGCGGGCGCCCGGACAGGAGCGGCCGGCGGACCGGGGAGCCCTCGGACCCCGGGGGTGCGCCGGGGCCGAACCTGGAGAGTAGAACCGAGGGTGGGACCCCCAGACTTCCGGACGGCCAGGGCCGGAAGTGGGCCCGGCTTTGAGGGACCCTGAGAGCCTGGGGCGCGGGACTTGGGGCGAGGGTTTGGGGATGCCTGTTTGGGATGCAGGCAGAGCCCTGCCAGGATGGAGAGAGGCCTTTGACAGCAGGGCCTTGGGGGGAAGTTTAGACCTCCGCACTGGACCGGCCGTCAAGGAAGAAGCCTGCCTTGGAAATGGGCGGGAGTCTTGGGCAGACCCTCTTGACAGCTCGCGCCCACTTAGGGCTGAGCGCAATCCAGAGGGCTATCTGGAGGGGGCGCTGCTGAGCTGAGTCAGGCCTGAGAGTGATCCTGCGGCCGAGACCCCGAGGGCCGCACTCCTTTCCGCAGACAGCCTGTAAAAACGTCCCAGAACGCGGATCCCCAGACCAGGTTCCAGACATGAGTTCCCTCCTGGACCTCTTCCGTGGCGGGTGTGTGTCCTCAGCTCTGACACTGTCCTTCTTGGGGCCCTAGGTCTGGAGTGTGACCTGGCACAGCACCTGGCGGGGCAGCATTTGGCCAAGGCGCTGGTGGTGAAGGCACTGAAGGCCTTCGTGCAGGATCCAGCCCCCACCAAGCCACTGGTCCTCTCTCTGCATGGCTGGACTGGCACCGGCAAGTCCTATGTCAGCTCCCTGCTGGCACACTACCTCTTCCGGGGTGGCCTCCGCAGCCCCCATGTTCACCACTTTTCCCCGGTCATCCACTTCCCCCACCCCGGCCACCTGGAGCGCTACAAGGTAGGCTGGTTTTGTCCTGGACCACCATCCGCCTGCACTGTCGAGTGCCGGACCCTAGGGAAGGAGTGAGTCctgagcccagagaggggaatCACTTGCTCCAAGCCACACAGCCAGTTGAAGCCTCACCCCTCAGGACCCACCCTGAACAAAGCTTGGGGTGGTTCCACCGGGAAGGGAGTTCTTGATTTAATTCCTGGGGGCCAGTAGTGGCACCTACCTgccagggttgttgtgaaggaCGTGGGATTATAGAATTGCAGGTGTTATTTATCGAGCACTTACCTTTGCCAGACAGTCTGCATTATCTTCTCTCTGTAGAGCCCTTATACCCAATTTGAGGCTCCGAGTAAGCACTCGGGATAGCCAATTAGCTCTTACTACTGTTGTTGTTGATTGCAAGGTACTTTCCAGGCTAATCTGTTTCAGTTGTCAACTCTGTTGGGGATGTTCAGGGAGCAagaaggagccttccccttttttttttttttttttttttttttgtggtacgcgggcctctcactattgtggcctctcccgttgcggagcacaggctccggaagcacaggcccagcggccatggctcacgggcccagccgctccgcggcacgtgggatcttcccggaccgggacacgaacccgtgtcccctgcatcggcaggcggactctcaaccactgcgccaccagggaagcccccccttttttATAGAAAGCAGTAGGTGTCGGGGAAGGAGCCCTGAAAAGGCAGGTGAGAGGCCTGGGTCTGAGTCCCTGTTCTCTTGCTGACTTGCTGTGTGAGCTTGGACAAGTCTCTGCCCCTTTCTGAGCCACAGTTTCACCATCAGTCCCATTAAGGGATTGGTACTCTCTGGGAGACCATATCTTCCTGGGAAGGAGATTAATTCTTGCTTTGGGAAGAAATCTGGGATTGGGGGAGCATCTCCAGGCCCCCTCATACTCTTGCCTTTCTCCCACAGAAGGATCTGAAGAGCTGGGTCCAGGGAAACCTCACTGCCTGCAgccgctctctctttctcttcgaTGAGATGGACAAGATGGCCCCAGGCCTGATAGAGGTCCTGAGACCTTTCCTGGGCTCCTCCTGGGTTGTCTATGGGACCAACTATCGCAAAGCCATCTTCATCTTCATCAGGTGGGGCCGGCTTTGCAGCGGGCAGGGTGCAGGGACACTCTTCAGAGGCCTCAGCTCTCCAGTCTTGGCCTGTGGTTCCAGAGCAGAATACTCTTCCCCCAGGCCCACTGGGCTTTCCCAAAGTTACCCTCACCCTCACTGGTGACACTGTCATTCAAGGTGGTTGACTTCCCTTTGACATTCTCAAAGCCCATTCTGggctcagtctctctctctctctcttttttaaataaatttatttatttatttatttatttatttatttattttgggctgcgttgggtcttcgttgctgcgcgtgggctttctctatttgtggcgagcgggggctgctctttgttgcagtgcgcgggcttctcgttgcagtggtttctctcgttgcggagcacaggctccaggcgcgggctcagtagtcgcagctcacgggctctagagcgcaggctcagtagttgtggtgcacgggcttagctgctctgcagcatgtgggatcttcctggaccagggctcaaacccgtgtcccctgcattggcaggcaggttcttaaccactgcccacTGCTTCCTGGGCTCAGTCTCTTAATCCTCATTTCTTTGTGGAACCCTGCTGGGTTAAGAGTTTTCCCTCTTTCGTGGCCAAGAGGACACAGGCCTGGGAAAAAGAGGACTAGAGTTTCAGTCCCACCTCTAAGTCCTAGCTTTGTTTCCTCAGGCAAaacacttcacctctctgagctcccaCCTCCTCTTCTGAACAACAGAGCCAATCTTAATGCCCCACTGTCCTCCTAGAGGCTGGGTGAGGGAAAGTCAGTAAGGGACCTAAAAGTGTTCTCTATAAACTGGAAAGTGCATGACACATATAGGCGAACTTCCAGGGGTCATGGTTAAGGGCACAAGCTCCGGAGAGGGGAAGTGGTTCCCGGGGTGTTTTGAGTGGGTGTGGCTCCTGCCAGCACTGAGCTGGGCCCCCAGGCTCAGGTCGCGTTAGGTGGCACGTGGGAAGCAAGGGCCACACATCCTGTCCTCACTGTCTGCGTCCCCCGTGGTTTTTAGCAACACTGGCGGCGAGCAGATCAACCGGCTGGTGCTGGAGGCGTGGCGCAGCCGCCGGGAGCGCGAGGAGATTCGCCTGCAGGAGCTGGAGCCGGTTATCTCCCAGGCCGTGCTGGACAACCCGAACCGTGAGTTCGGCCAAGGGCCCCACCCCAGGGTGGCTGCCAGGCTGAGGTCTCACGCCCAGATCACACGGAGGGACGGGCTGGGCTCCCTGGGGTGGGCCGGGATCTGCCAGGTCTGAGGCTCTGCCCACTGACCCGGTACTTCCCAGCCCAGGCTTTGGTGCTCTGGGCTGGCAGACAGCCTCCCCGAGCCCAGCACCTGGATTAAGACCAGCCCCACTCCTGCACTTCCTTCCTTTGGGGGTGGACAGGGCCCAGCTGATCCCTGAGAAGCACAGCCTCTTCCCCTCGCTCCTCCCTGCAGATGGCTTCTGGCGCTCGGGCATCATGGAAGAGCATCTCGTGGACGCCCTGGTGCCCTTCCTACCTCTCCAGAGGCACCATGTGCAGCACTGTGTGCTCAACGAGCTGGCCCAGCTAGGCCTGGAGCCAAGGGATGAGGTCGTCCAGGCTGTGCTGGACGGCACCACCTTCTTCCCCGAGGACGAGCAGCTCTTTTCCTCCAATGGCTGCAAGACTGTGGCTTCCCGAATCGCCTTCTTCCTCTGACTCTCCAGGCAGCATCCTTGTCTTCCTGTATCTGGCCAGGCCGTGAAGGAAAGCCCTGGGGCCTCTGCCAGAGGGTCCCTTGTCCTGTGCCTCCTGGGACCCAGACCACAATATGAAGATGAGGAGGGCTGTTGGCTAGGCCATGAAACAGAAGGCCAGGGCAGGCCCTGGCCTCTTCACTGGTCTGAGGGCATCTTGGCCTTTGCTTCCTTCCTCAGGGAAACCGCTGGTCACCCCAGAACTTCAATAAGCCTTGACCTCACCCTCCAGCCTGAGCcttcttaaaatgtgaattttaactCAGGAACAGTGGCTCGTGGCTGTTCCCTCCTTCTTTGGTCTGTTACTCTCGGCCCTGGCTCGGGCaccacacccctcccctctcccccacaccCTATGTCCCAGTATCGTAAAGCCAGGCTGAGACTTCTGTCTCTGGGAACAGAGGGACTCAAGTTGCCACTTGGTCTGGGCttttcaagtttttaattttgtaaaagaatagaacaaatacaataaatttaGCCATGGGACCAGAGGAATGTTGGCTGAGATTCGGATTGCTCTGGAGGAGGCTGCTTTGCCGAGTGGCCAGTGGCGGGGGCAGAATCGCCCGCACCCCAGCAAGAAGTGAAGGGGCTGAGCGGCCCCTTCAGAGAGCAGCCTAACTGCCGGGGCTGGGGTTCTGTCTCAGGCCGTGGGTGGTCTGCGTGTTGCTGAGACTTGGGCTCAGTCCCCAGGTGACCTTGGTCTTGCCGGAACCTGGGCTTGTGCTCTGGTTCCAGCTCTGGGCAGCCTTGGACTGGCCGGGCCTCTGGCTCTGGCCCTGGCCCTCGGTGGCCTCAGTGTTGCAGGGGCTCCAACTTGGGTCATAGAAAGTCTTGATCTTGCTGGGACTTTGGATCAGTCTCCAGCTCCAGTCCTGGGTGTCACCAGCCTTTCTGGGTCTCCAGCTCTGGCCATAGGCACCCTTGGCCTTTCCGAGCCTCTGCCTTGAGCCCTGGGTGGCCTTAGTCCTGTTGAGCTTTTGCCTCGGGCTCCGGGTGGCCTCGGTCCTGCTGGGTCTCTGGCTCTGGCCCTGGGTGGCCTCAGTCCCGCTGGGCCTCGGGCTCCGGGTGGCCTCGGTCCTGCTGGGCCTCTGGCTCTGGACCTGGGCGGGCTTGGTCCTGCTGGGCCTCTGGCTGAGGGCGGCCTCGGTCCTGCTGGGCCTCTGGCTGTGGCCCTGGGTGGCCTCAGTCCCGCTGGGCCTCCGGCTCCGGGTGGCCTCAGTCCCGCTGGGCCTCGGGCTCCGGGTGGCCTCAGTCTTGCTGGGCCTCTGGCTCTGGACCTGGATGGCCTCAGGCTCGCTGGGCCTCGGGCTGTGGCCTGGGGGGGACTTGGTTTTTCTGGGGCTGTGGCTCAGGCATAGGTCTTCCCTCTGGTCCCCCGAGTCTGAGGACTGTGTCCTTAACAGTGAGGAGTCAGAGAATGTTGCCACAGTGGTCGAAGTGCTCCCGTATTCCTGGCAGACGGTGGACGTCTCCGTCTCTGAGGTGGACCTGGTCCTGACTGGAAAGGATATGTCAAGAGAAGCTGTCAGGCTGCCTTCCCCAGACAGTGCCAGGAAAGGGAGACTTCTAGGCCTCATCCTTGCCTATGTCCCAGAGGCCTTGCATGGCCAAGGGGAAGGCCTGCCAGCTCACGGCAGCCCAGCCCTCCTGGCACCCTGAGCCCCGCAGGTGGGTCAGGGCCGTAAGAGAAGGGGGAGATACGAAGGACCCCCCCTCGCCCCCCGCTGGCCTCCACTCTGCTGCCGGCCTCTTGCCCTCTGCGTTCCAGCCACAAGCAACAGCCTGCAGGGCCCTGGCCCCCTGCCTGCAGCAGTTCCCCCTGCTCCACCCTGTTCACACTTGGCTACCcctcttcccctgggtcctggaaGCCCTTCCTGACCCCCCAAAGGGAGCTAAATGCACCCAGAGCCCTCGGGACTCGCCTCCGTGGTATGGCTGCACTGTCCTGGTTATCTGTTTACTTGTGTGCCTTCTTCCCTTCAGGACCAAGAGCTCCCTGGGGCAACGACTGCGCCATCCATGCCTATAACCAGGGTCCAGCACAGGCCTCGCCCTAGGATGCTCGACGCATTTGCTGAATGGCGGGAAGGGCGCTAGCCGCTGCTACTCCCGTCCCTCCCTGGACTGCCCATGGCTGCCCTGGGACCCAGAGCAGCATTCTGGGGTTTTTTACTTTTGTCCCCTCCACGCTGGCACCTTTCAGAATTGAGGGTAGAAGCCCCCTGGACATGCATAGGCTTCGTGGGCTTATTTCAGGGAGAGGCCAagggggcagagagaagagagacaggcCTGCGCGGGGAATGAGGGTGGAGCAGGCAGCAACTGTGAAGTGCCTCGCGGTGAGAGCTGGCCCCCCAGGCCGTGTGCTGGGCATCCCTGAGGGCTCCCTGTGCCCCCCGCAAAGCTGGGCTGAGTCCTCCCACTCCACACTCGCACAGCCATGACAGCAGAGCCCCAATTCACGCGCAGCCCTGGGAGTCCCTGACCCCTGACCTTTGCCCTCCCTGCCGCGTTGGCTCGCTCAGGTCTGGCAGGAGCAGGGGGACTTACAGCCCAAGCTGGAGCCTGAGGAGGTCTGGCTGATGTAGCTGTCGGTCAGGGAGCTCTCCTTGCTGGGGGCCGGCTCCAGCTTCTCCTATGACAAGAGACAGGCTGCATGATCACGGGCTGCACGGTCACAGTGGGCACAGCTCTGTAAGTTCCGCTGCTTAGAGCCCCTAGAGGGTCGCAGGTTAGGGCTGGATGGGGACATGGAGAAGTTGACTGGACAGGAAGGGGCGTGGCCAGGTTAGACAGGTGTGGCCACGTGAGAAAAGCAGTGTCAAGAGGCtcttgggggctttcctggtggcccagtggttgagagtccacgtgccaatgcaggggacacgggttcgagccctggtccgggaaggtcccacatgccacggagcaactaagcccgtgtaccacaactgctgagcctgcgctctagagcccgcgagccacaactactgaagcccgcgtgccacaactactgaagcccgcgcgcctagagcccatgctccgcaacaagagaagccaccgcaatgagaagcccacgcgccgcaacaaagagtagcccccgctcaccgcaactagagaaagcccgtgtgcggcaacgaagacccaatgcagccaaaaatttaaaaacaaaaataaataaaaatttttaaaaaatcgttaaaaaaaaaaaaa harbors:
- the TOR2A gene encoding prosalusin isoform X2 — translated: MAAVASGCRPWSSLLGLLGLVSAAAAAWDLTSLRCNFGAFCECDFRPDFQGLECDLAQHLAGQHLAKALVVKALKAFVQDPAPTKPLVLSLHGWTGTGKSYVSSLLAHYLFRGGLRSPHVHHFSPVIHFPHPGHLERYKKDLKSWVQGNLTACSRSLFLFDEMDKMAPGLIEVLRPFLGSSWVVYGTNYRKAIFIFIRWLLALGHHGRASRGRPGALPTSPEAPCAALCAQRAGPARPGAKG
- the TOR2A gene encoding prosalusin isoform X1, which translates into the protein MAAVASGCRPWSSLLGLLGLVSAAAAAWDLTSLRCNFGAFCECDFRPDFQGLECDLAQHLAGQHLAKALVVKALKAFVQDPAPTKPLVLSLHGWTGTGKSYVSSLLAHYLFRGGLRSPHVHHFSPVIHFPHPGHLERYKKDLKSWVQGNLTACSRSLFLFDEMDKMAPGLIEVLRPFLGSSWVVYGTNYRKAIFIFISNTGGEQINRLVLEAWRSRREREEIRLQELEPVISQAVLDNPNHGFWRSGIMEEHLVDALVPFLPLQRHHVQHCVLNELAQLGLEPRDEVVQAVLDGTTFFPEDEQLFSSNGCKTVASRIAFFL